In the Streptomyces fradiae ATCC 10745 = DSM 40063 genome, CACCACCGCCTCGACGAGGCGTGGCTCGCGGCGGCGTGGAGCCACCCCACCACGCGCGTGTTCGTCGTGTCCGGTGGCCAGGTGCTGGTCGACGACACCCCGGACGGGCGGACCGAGCTCGTCATGACGCCGTCCTTCGAAGCGCCGCTGACCGAGACCCACCGGTACTTCCTGGGCACCGACGACGACGGCGTCAGCTACTTCGCGCTCCAGAAGGACTCGCTGCCCGGCCGCATGGACCAGTCCGCCCGCCCCGCCGGGCTGCGGGAGGCCGGCCTGCTGCTGGACGCGCGCGACGCGGCCCTCATGGTCCACGCGGTCGCCCTGGAGAACTGGCAGCGCCTCCACCGCTTCTGCTCCCGCTGCGGCGAGCGCACGGTCATCGCGGCGGCCGGGCACGTCCGCCGCTGCCAGGCGTGCGGCGCCGAGCACTACCCGCGCACCGACCCGGCGGTGATCATGCTGGTCACCGACGAGCAGGACCGGGCGCTGCTCGGCCGGCAGGTGCACTGGCCGGAGGGCCGCTTCTCCACCCTGGCCGGGTTCGTCGAGCCGGGCGAGTCCATCGAGCAGGCCGTCGTCCGCGAGGCGTACGAGGAGGCCGGCGTCACGGTCGGCGAGGTGCGGTACGTCGCCAGCCAGCCGTGGCCGTTCCCGTCCAGCCTCATGCTCGGGTTCACGGCCCGCGCCACCTCGTCCGACATCGACGTCGACGGGGACGAGATCGAGGAGGCCCGCTGGTTCTCCCGCGACGAGCTGGCTGCCGCCTTCGCGTCCGGCGAGGTCCTCCCGCCGTACGGGATCTCCATCGCCACCCATCTGATCGAGACCTGGTACGGCAGGCCGCTGCCCAGGCCGTAGACCGCCTTGCCCCTCCGGTCGCCCCGTCCCTCCGCCCGCCCCCGCCCCTCAGGTCGTCCCGCCTCTCCGGGCGCTCCCGGCGCGCCGGCCCCCTCGGCCGCTCGCGCCCCCCGTGCGGTGATCCCCGCCCCGGCCCGCGCTCGGGGCGGCGGCACAGCAAAGCGCCCCCGCCGGGCCACCGGACGGGGGCGCTCGCGCCGAGGTGCCGCCGGATCAGCCGGCGAGGGCCTGCCGCACCTGCATCAGGCTCGGGTTGGTCATGACGACGTCCTCACCGCCGCCGTGCGGCGTGATCAGCACGGTCGGCACGGTCTGGTTGCCGTTGTTGACCTTCTCCACGAAGGCGGCGGACTCCGGGTCCTGCTCGATGTTGATCTCGTTGTACGCGATGCCCTCGCGGTCCATCTGGCTCTTGAGCCGCCGGCAGTACCCGCACCAGGTCGTGCTGTACATCGTCACAGTGCCCTGCATCGTCTCTTCCGCTCCTCGGATGACTGGAGTGTGGCTGGAGTGCCCGAACGCATCCGGAGAACATACGCCCACCTCACCGGCATTCCCCGCCCGGCTCCGGTATGACCGGCGTCCCACCCCTGTGGACGACGGGCACGGGCCGTTCCGGGGACCTGGCAGCATGGCAGGGTGACACCAGCGACCCACTCCACCCTCTTCCCGCAGGTCCCCGACTCGGCCGACGCGGTGCTCGACGGGCTCGACCCGGAGCAGCGCGAGGTGGCGACGGCCCTGCACGGCCCGGTGTGCGTCCTGGCGGGCGCCGGCACGGGCAAGACGAGGGCGATCACCCACCGCATCGCCTACGGGGTGCGCGCCGGGATCCTCCAGCCCGCCAGCGTGCTGGCCGTCACGTTCACCAACCGCGCCGCGGGCGAGATGCGCGGCCGGCTGCGGCAGCTCGGCGCGGGCGGCGTCCAGGCCCGCACGTTCCACTCCGCGGCCCTCCGGCAGCTCCAGTACTTCTGGCCGAAAGCCGTCGGCGGCGACCTGCCGCGGCTCATCGACCGCA is a window encoding:
- the nudC gene encoding NAD(+) diphosphatase, which encodes MSTISNEAGPRPIGFTAPSGIDRAAHHRLDEAWLAAAWSHPTTRVFVVSGGQVLVDDTPDGRTELVMTPSFEAPLTETHRYFLGTDDDGVSYFALQKDSLPGRMDQSARPAGLREAGLLLDARDAALMVHAVALENWQRLHRFCSRCGERTVIAAAGHVRRCQACGAEHYPRTDPAVIMLVTDEQDRALLGRQVHWPEGRFSTLAGFVEPGESIEQAVVREAYEEAGVTVGEVRYVASQPWPFPSSLMLGFTARATSSDIDVDGDEIEEARWFSRDELAAAFASGEVLPPYGISIATHLIETWYGRPLPRP
- a CDS encoding mycoredoxin gives rise to the protein MQGTVTMYSTTWCGYCRRLKSQMDREGIAYNEINIEQDPESAAFVEKVNNGNQTVPTVLITPHGGGEDVVMTNPSLMQVRQALAG